In Aphelocoma coerulescens isolate FSJ_1873_10779 chromosome 20, UR_Acoe_1.0, whole genome shotgun sequence, the genomic window CATGTTATTTGTCAGTTTTTGTGATAACAGTTTACAAAAGATGACAAAAATTTGGTTTTGGAGCCTCTCCCTTGGGCCAGGCCTGCAGAAACGTCATCAGAAGGTCTGGATGTCTGTGATCCAAAGTGCAGCTCAACACTTCACTCCTTAGGAGCTTTCTGGGAAGTAGGAACCAACACTGCTCATGTCAGGCtaaaagacaaaacagaaagaaggTTTAGTAGTGCCAGAGTGCAGAAGGCATTTCAAAATACCAGCTTCAGTCAGTTCTCACCTTCCCACTACAAAGGCCCAGAAAATATTTCCCTTCCTAGAAAATGACCTCTGAAAAGAGGGAAGCAAGATGTTGTGGCTGCTAACAGCCAGCCACAGGAACAGACCTCTCAGGCTGGCAAAGGCAAAATGCACATTCAGCCTGGCCCAGGTAATGATCAACAGCTCAGAGCAGGTTTAATTATGGCTCTGATATGCTCAAAGACATCAAGACTTTGTACCCAAACTGTAACAGGGCAAAGAATTCTTTAAAGGGTTCTCCACTGAAGGAATTCCTTATGCCATAAACAATTCCCAGATTGTGGCTGAGAACTCAGCCACCAAGTTACAATGCTCAGGTCGTTCAGGAACACACTTTTAGCACCACATCAGTGGTCCTCAGGGTTGTAACTCAAAGCCCAAGTACAGTTCCCACAGGACATTCATCTATGCTGAGGCCTAAATGTAAAAACATTTGCACGCATTAATGAATGGGGAAGGTCCCATATCATTACCACTCCAGACAGAAAACAACACCTGCCTCACATTAAAAAGTATCTTGGACAAAGCCTTTAACAAAAaggcttaaaaaaaattcaagttagCAGTTTTAAATGTAAGAAGTttaaggcagcagcagctgacaaGTTCCACAGTCTTTCTGCCTCCAGCAATGGTTATAGCAAGCATTTGAAATAACATCTGAATAACTACAGCAATCAAAAACCAAGATGACAAGCAAAGTCACTGgtattttaacttttaaaagaagatttgttttaaaaaaaaaaccattcatGTCATAGCTGAGCACTGAACAGTTAGGAAAGAAAATCTGACAGCTGAAACAGATGTTATTTCTCACAAAAAGGATTCTCATTGCAATGAAACATTCCATAACCCAATGAGTAACTGCTGCCAGTAACCAACAAAAGGGGAGAGGAAGTGAAAAAatgataattaaaaaatatagcTCAACTGTGAAACCAGCTGCTTTTATAATAAAATCTCGCCTGTTTTGACCATGATTCTGCCTGGAGGTGGATCCTCCCTACCTGTCAATCAGGGAATCCCTCATGTTGGTGGCAATGGTGCTTGGCTGAGCCTCATTGAGCCTGAAGATGCTCTCGATGACGGAGAGCTCGGTGCTGGTGGTGTCCAGCCCACAGAAGGCGCACCAGTCGTTGACCACCATCCCTGCTGCGATCACCTCGCTGCCGCGGTTCACCGTCCCCGcctgccagggacacagcagcagtgagCAGGAGCTGGCACTGCACAGCTCCTCACACACTGCTGGCACAGGGCTTTACTGGAGGGCTCAGCTCACACCGCTGAAAAGATGAGCTCTGCCACCAGCAAAGTTCTGAAAGTGTCAGATGAAATGATGAACAGCCTTTGCTCTGGTGAGAAATTGGTGTGGCTTTCAGTGAAAGAGAATCCAGTAAGCAGGAAGGATAGCAGCATTCACACATCCAACTGAGCAGGCACAGGAGTTTCTTAATCATTTCAAACATTGGCTTCAGCCAAGCCACAGACAGCCTCACAATCTGTATCTGCAAAACTTGCACAATCCCAGCAGAGCAACATTTCAGAAGGCAGCTGTAAGCACTGAGCAGCTTATTCAGACTCAGGAAAGACAAAAAACTGTCTGGAAGACTTTGTTCAAAGTCTTTTCCTCACCTCCCACTCAGAATAACTTCACAGAGAAACAGTATCTGGGAGCCCCTGAGCTGGAGAAACACTGCAACTGAGTTGGGAGGGAATGGGAAGAGCAAGCACTCCAAAAAATGCCTTACCACGAGTGGGACCTGCAGCAAAGAAGACAGTTCGTCCTGGTCATCGATTGAAGTTTTGGGGTGCACGATTCCTCCTTGATTACTAAAAACACAGTAACTTCCTACCAGCACCTGGTCTGCTACTGTTTGTCTGAAAACCTCCACCTTCAGCACATCTGCCAAGATCTCTTCTGTCTCCTGCAAATGGAAGGAGGATAAAGCCTTCAGCTAAACAGTATTGTGGAGTGGGAAGTCAAGCTATTCCTGCACACAACCCTCAGCTGGGAGCCTCCCACACTGCACAGCCCATTGCAACCCAGCCACAGTAGCACACAAAGCCAAGCTCCACATGTTCCCAGTTTCCTGTGTCACTATAAACACAACCTCATGCCTTTGCTGAGAAatgcccaaatcccccctttctGTTGGCAGTACATCACTTGTATCAATTCCCAGCAAACCAGTCCCCTTTGGCCCCAAACCACTGGGACAAAATGGTATTATCCTTATAACTCTAACAACTTCCTTCCTCTCTAGGTTTCACTGTGAATTATtttgatttctctctctctggccATCTTACTTTACtttttacactttttaaaaacatttagtGCAAAGCCTTCTCCcatcccctttttccttttgcacTCCTGCCACGAAGTCCCATCTCTTCATCACCTTTAGCAGAAGCTGGAAGCAAACACTGtcaggagctgcagccacacAACACATCGCTCTCAGTGCTGTTAAGGTATCAGTTCTCAGACATAAAATAGGACTGCTTTGTCTCCTCTGCCCTTATTTTAAACTCTCATACaagaaccttttctttttctttcaggcCCCTGTAATCATGCACATCCATGGTCTCTTTCAGCTATGACATGCTCCGGCTCACTCAGCTGTAGCTTGTAACTCCTTCTGTGGTCCTCACTGCACTCCTCCTTACGCTCTTCACTAGACCTGTGCACACTCTAATTCACTCAATTTTATGCACACAAAGCAAACTGCGCCCAATgatcactgaatcacagaatggtttgggttggagggaccttaaaactcatctcattccacccctgccatgggcagggacaccttcc contains:
- the EIF6 gene encoding eukaryotic translation initiation factor 6, which produces MAVRASFENNNELGCFAKLTNAYCLVAIGGSENFYSVFEGELFGTIPVVHASIAGCRIIGRMCVGNRHGLLVPSSTTDQELQHIRNSLPDSVRIQRVEERLSALGNVTTCNDYVALVHPDLDRETEEILADVLKVEVFRQTVADQVLVGSYCVFSNQGGIVHPKTSIDDQDELSSLLQVPLVAGTVNRGSEVIAAGMVVNDWCAFCGLDTTSTELSVIESIFRLNEAQPSTIATNMRDSLIDSLT